The proteins below come from a single Triticum aestivum cultivar Chinese Spring chromosome 5D, IWGSC CS RefSeq v2.1, whole genome shotgun sequence genomic window:
- the LOC123121167 gene encoding uncharacterized protein has translation MSSSASASRRSWPRYGAVPMTRCPACPRIAPLKWLVTTTDKNGNLGQEFVKCESKPEQGKKLKQCTHFEWLDEYIERIQLEGASGELDLPLEAEKLGKFGSGASGSGAPGSGNSIGGAHSIGATVGDAGVTVELKKLNKQMKKLIELQKQGNLMGLMAGLFYVCVIALAFVYVMIISRK, from the exons ATGTCGAGCTCCGCTTCAGCCTCCCGCCGCTCATGGCCGCGCTATGGCGCAGTGCCCATGACAAGGTGCCCTGCATGCCCACGTATCGCACCCCTGAAGTGGCTAGTCACAACGACCGACAAGAATGGCAACCTTGGGCAGGaattcgtgaaatgcgagagcaaaccagagcagggaaag AAATTGAAGCAATGCACCCATTTTGAGTGGCTAGATGAGTACATAGAGCGGATTCAACTGGAGGGTGCATCAGGGGAGCTCGATTTACCGTTGGAGGCGGAGAAGTTGGGCAAGTTTGGATCGGGCGCGTCTGGATCTGGGGCCCCTGGATCTGGCAATTCCATTGGGGGCGCCCATTCCATTGGTGCTACTGTGGGGGATGCAGGAGTGACGGTAGAGCTGAAGAAGCTGAACAAGCAGATGAAGAAACTCATCGAATTGCAGAAGCAGGGCAATTTGATGGGGCTGATGGCCGGACTTTTTTATGTTTGTGTAATTGCTCTCGCATTTGTTTATGTGATGATAATTAGTCGTAAGTGA